The Canis lupus familiaris isolate Mischka breed German Shepherd chromosome 27, alternate assembly UU_Cfam_GSD_1.0, whole genome shotgun sequence genome window below encodes:
- the BCL2L14 gene encoding apoptosis facilitator Bcl-2-like protein 14 isoform X2, giving the protein MLVMCTTSSCDLEEIPLDDDDTDSIEFKILLFYARHHVFKNTSAIFSPRLPRRQGFSQKGPRAWVANDSQTQVSWPCRNSPSSEKPFSPAKKKSSWRTFFGVIEKEEDSQHSPMLRVEGQTAAEQEDGHRSQHWSRSLTNVEQRREQEAVDSKVVSIANRVAEIVYSWPPPEEPHDPGGSCRSKGSFVHHFLQNQGLLSPPRGAGAKKDGEDQIIAKIVELLKYSGDRLERELKKDKALMNSFQDRLSYPVFKTITDQFLRGVDTRGESEVRARGFKAALAIDVTAKLTAIDNHPMNRVLGFGTKYLKDNFSPWVQQQGGWDKVLGISHEEVD; this is encoded by the exons AT GCTCGTCATGTGCACCACCAGTTCCTGTGATCTGGAGGAGATCCCCCTGGATGATGATGACACAGACAGCATAGAATTCAAAATCCTGCTGTTCTATGCCAGACACCATGTCTTCAAGAACACCTCTGCCATCTTCTCGCCAAGGCTGCCTAGAAGACAAGGTTTCTCCCAGAAAGGACCGAGGGCTTGGGTGGCAAATGACTCACAGACACAGGTGTCATGGCCTTGCAGAAATTCCCCATCCAGTGAGAAGCCCTTCAGCCCAGCCAAGAAAAAGTCCTCCTGGAGAACATTCTTTGGAGTcatagaaaaagaggaagattCCCAGCACTCACCTATGCTCCGTGTGGAGGGCCAGACGGCAGCAGAACAGGAAGATGGTCATCGGAGCCAGCACTGGTCTAGGTCCCTTACTAACGTGGAACAGCGCAGGGAGCAGGAAG CTGTAGACTCGAAAGTTGTTTCAATTGCCAACCGCGTTGCTGAAATTGTTTATTCCTGGCCCCCGCCTGAGGAGCCCCACGACCCGGGAGGAAGCTGCAGGTCCAAAGGGAGTTTTGTCCATCACTTCCTCCAGAACCAGGGCCTGTTGTCCCCGCCTAGAGGCGCCGGTGCTAAGAAAG ACGGAGAAGATCAGATAATAGCCAAAATCGTTGAGCTGCTGAAATATTCAGGGGATCGGTTGGAAAGAGAG TTGAAGAAAGACAAGGCTTTAATGAACAGCTTCCAGGACCGGCTGTCCTACCCTGTTTTCAAGACCATCACAGACCAGTTCTTAAGGGGTGTTGACACCAGGGGAGAATCAGAGGTCAGAGCTCGGGGCTTTAAGGCTGCTCTTGCAATAGACGTCACGGCCAAGCTCACTGCCATTGACAACCACCCCATGAACAGGGTGCTGGGATTTGGAACCAAGTACCTGAAAGACAACTTCTCACCCTGGGTCCAGCAGCAGGGTGGATGG
- the BCL2L14 gene encoding apoptosis facilitator Bcl-2-like protein 14 isoform X3: MCTTSSCDLEEIPLDDDDTDSIEFKILLFYARHHVFKNTSAIFSPRLPRRQGFSQKGPRAWVANDSQTQVSWPCRNSPSSEKPFSPAKKKSSWRTFFGVIEKEEDSQHSPMLRVEGQTAAEQEDGHRSQHWSRSLTNVEQRREQEAVDSKVVSIANRVAEIVYSWPPPEEPHDPGGSCRSKGSFVHHFLQNQGLLSPPRGAGAKKDGEDQIIAKIVELLKYSGDRLERELKKDKALMNSFQDRLSYPVFKTITDQFLRGVDTRGESEVRARGFKAALAIDVTAKLTAIDNHPMNRVLGFGTKYLKDNFSPWVQQQGGWDKVLGISHEEVD; encoded by the exons ATGTGCACCACCAGTTCCTGTGATCTGGAGGAGATCCCCCTGGATGATGATGACACAGACAGCATAGAATTCAAAATCCTGCTGTTCTATGCCAGACACCATGTCTTCAAGAACACCTCTGCCATCTTCTCGCCAAGGCTGCCTAGAAGACAAGGTTTCTCCCAGAAAGGACCGAGGGCTTGGGTGGCAAATGACTCACAGACACAGGTGTCATGGCCTTGCAGAAATTCCCCATCCAGTGAGAAGCCCTTCAGCCCAGCCAAGAAAAAGTCCTCCTGGAGAACATTCTTTGGAGTcatagaaaaagaggaagattCCCAGCACTCACCTATGCTCCGTGTGGAGGGCCAGACGGCAGCAGAACAGGAAGATGGTCATCGGAGCCAGCACTGGTCTAGGTCCCTTACTAACGTGGAACAGCGCAGGGAGCAGGAAG CTGTAGACTCGAAAGTTGTTTCAATTGCCAACCGCGTTGCTGAAATTGTTTATTCCTGGCCCCCGCCTGAGGAGCCCCACGACCCGGGAGGAAGCTGCAGGTCCAAAGGGAGTTTTGTCCATCACTTCCTCCAGAACCAGGGCCTGTTGTCCCCGCCTAGAGGCGCCGGTGCTAAGAAAG ACGGAGAAGATCAGATAATAGCCAAAATCGTTGAGCTGCTGAAATATTCAGGGGATCGGTTGGAAAGAGAG TTGAAGAAAGACAAGGCTTTAATGAACAGCTTCCAGGACCGGCTGTCCTACCCTGTTTTCAAGACCATCACAGACCAGTTCTTAAGGGGTGTTGACACCAGGGGAGAATCAGAGGTCAGAGCTCGGGGCTTTAAGGCTGCTCTTGCAATAGACGTCACGGCCAAGCTCACTGCCATTGACAACCACCCCATGAACAGGGTGCTGGGATTTGGAACCAAGTACCTGAAAGACAACTTCTCACCCTGGGTCCAGCAGCAGGGTGGATGG
- the BCL2L14 gene encoding apoptosis facilitator Bcl-2-like protein 14 isoform X1, with amino-acid sequence MTNSNTKTDKLVMCTTSSCDLEEIPLDDDDTDSIEFKILLFYARHHVFKNTSAIFSPRLPRRQGFSQKGPRAWVANDSQTQVSWPCRNSPSSEKPFSPAKKKSSWRTFFGVIEKEEDSQHSPMLRVEGQTAAEQEDGHRSQHWSRSLTNVEQRREQEAVDSKVVSIANRVAEIVYSWPPPEEPHDPGGSCRSKGSFVHHFLQNQGLLSPPRGAGAKKDGEDQIIAKIVELLKYSGDRLERELKKDKALMNSFQDRLSYPVFKTITDQFLRGVDTRGESEVRARGFKAALAIDVTAKLTAIDNHPMNRVLGFGTKYLKDNFSPWVQQQGGWDKVLGISHEEVD; translated from the exons ATGACAAACTCTAATACAAAGACTGATAA GCTCGTCATGTGCACCACCAGTTCCTGTGATCTGGAGGAGATCCCCCTGGATGATGATGACACAGACAGCATAGAATTCAAAATCCTGCTGTTCTATGCCAGACACCATGTCTTCAAGAACACCTCTGCCATCTTCTCGCCAAGGCTGCCTAGAAGACAAGGTTTCTCCCAGAAAGGACCGAGGGCTTGGGTGGCAAATGACTCACAGACACAGGTGTCATGGCCTTGCAGAAATTCCCCATCCAGTGAGAAGCCCTTCAGCCCAGCCAAGAAAAAGTCCTCCTGGAGAACATTCTTTGGAGTcatagaaaaagaggaagattCCCAGCACTCACCTATGCTCCGTGTGGAGGGCCAGACGGCAGCAGAACAGGAAGATGGTCATCGGAGCCAGCACTGGTCTAGGTCCCTTACTAACGTGGAACAGCGCAGGGAGCAGGAAG CTGTAGACTCGAAAGTTGTTTCAATTGCCAACCGCGTTGCTGAAATTGTTTATTCCTGGCCCCCGCCTGAGGAGCCCCACGACCCGGGAGGAAGCTGCAGGTCCAAAGGGAGTTTTGTCCATCACTTCCTCCAGAACCAGGGCCTGTTGTCCCCGCCTAGAGGCGCCGGTGCTAAGAAAG ACGGAGAAGATCAGATAATAGCCAAAATCGTTGAGCTGCTGAAATATTCAGGGGATCGGTTGGAAAGAGAG TTGAAGAAAGACAAGGCTTTAATGAACAGCTTCCAGGACCGGCTGTCCTACCCTGTTTTCAAGACCATCACAGACCAGTTCTTAAGGGGTGTTGACACCAGGGGAGAATCAGAGGTCAGAGCTCGGGGCTTTAAGGCTGCTCTTGCAATAGACGTCACGGCCAAGCTCACTGCCATTGACAACCACCCCATGAACAGGGTGCTGGGATTTGGAACCAAGTACCTGAAAGACAACTTCTCACCCTGGGTCCAGCAGCAGGGTGGATGG